From a single Microbacterium terrisoli genomic region:
- a CDS encoding AAA family ATPase, with product MTPMPRTLEPFGSRLATRWARDEPDRVHRRVPATMVFADISGFTRLTERLARQGRVGAELMSDTLDQTFATLLAPAFDEGADLLKWGGDAVLLLFRDDAEDDTGTASRDGHAVRAARAAHRMRASLRALVRTRALPVPAPLRMSIGVHSAGGKDSAGGNDSASDGGGFDFFLVGDPASHRELIVAGPESSHLTAIEQACGAGQILLSAATSARLPARVLGGSVDVDGTNARLLRTSPPSGVQTVPTGPTSSRLRAAADAASLPSVLDTLPPAIRAHLEAGVAAPEHRPVTVGFVQFSGVDALLEEGEDAAARAVHGIVAAVQQACLHHGVTFFESDIAADGGKIMLTAGAPRSTGHDAERMLRTACEIVAQKGPLGVRVGVNLGHVFSGELGPAARRTYSIKGDAVNLAARLLGRAGAGQVVATTRVVSDVHADVDSAALTPFAVKGKRDPVHAVVVHAVRERWATSRDESPFVGREVPLRALEARLAAAAGGHGCVVDVVGEPGIGKSRLIGELGVPGGMRRLVSAVSGYESATPYAAIGILLRAVLGISAQAEPAEAAARLTDEVRRAAADQLPWLPLVGVPLDLALESTREVDELEPRFRRGRIEQATVALLAALLTTPTVFVFEDTHLMDEASASLLLRLLREARRRPWCVVVTRREVPVGFVPPLTGPGDEQIALGAIAPEDALELLESATGGSRPSRHTLQAMAERAHGNPLFLTSLATSVRASDAPGDLPGSVEAVLLVDIDRLGPDDRALLRLAAVLGTRFDSDLLARLHSAGLHNGEIHHEEILGRLDEFVRPAAGASAASEMEFRHAMVRDVAYEGLPFRLRREMHERVALALEADADGQAGRAAAPDLLSLHFHAAGVYDKAWTASLRAGDEARGKYAYAQAAAFFARALDSAAHLAQVSTAERAAASVSLGDCLDMAGDATGALAALRRARREMGDDLVATAEVLYKEARITLRLGRYRPALAQLTRAMKLLEGTAGASADAVRARLATRYGFCLHLQHRSAEAVRWGRRGVAWAESADDHEVLAHAFNALHLAYGASELSEDRPYGRLALALYEQLGDLSGQALTLNNLAIDAYNTGSWAQAIDAFTGAAESFHRLGDDANEATAVYNRADVLVAQGRHAEALPVLRVALHLARRVDDEELVGLVLREQARAEAGTGDQTRAWSSFQQARAVLAGLELATEVALLDAARAEALAGSGQADQALALIDDTIRAAQAKASDTLARLLRIRAQALVALGDHEQAAAAAREGLARTSGDYGGYEPALLRLALAEATRDRELREQAQRALVSLGVVA from the coding sequence ATGACTCCTATGCCTCGCACGCTGGAGCCGTTCGGTTCGCGCCTCGCGACGCGATGGGCGCGCGACGAACCGGACCGCGTTCATCGCCGGGTGCCGGCAACGATGGTCTTCGCCGACATCTCGGGCTTCACCCGACTGACCGAGAGGCTCGCCCGCCAGGGCAGGGTGGGCGCCGAGCTCATGAGCGACACACTCGACCAGACCTTCGCCACGCTTCTCGCTCCGGCGTTCGACGAAGGTGCCGACCTGCTCAAGTGGGGCGGCGATGCGGTGCTGCTGCTGTTCCGCGACGACGCCGAGGACGACACCGGCACGGCTTCGCGCGATGGGCATGCCGTCCGCGCCGCCCGTGCGGCGCACCGCATGCGGGCGAGCCTGCGCGCGCTGGTGCGCACGCGCGCATTGCCGGTGCCCGCGCCGTTGCGCATGTCGATCGGCGTGCACAGTGCTGGTGGGAAGGACAGTGCCGGTGGGAACGACAGTGCCTCGGACGGCGGCGGGTTCGACTTCTTCCTGGTCGGCGATCCGGCCAGTCACCGGGAACTGATCGTCGCCGGGCCTGAGAGCAGCCACCTCACGGCGATCGAGCAGGCGTGCGGGGCCGGGCAGATCCTGCTCAGCGCTGCGACGTCCGCACGGCTGCCTGCGCGGGTCCTCGGCGGCAGTGTCGATGTTGACGGCACGAACGCGCGCCTGCTCCGAACGTCTCCGCCGTCCGGGGTGCAGACGGTGCCCACAGGGCCGACGTCGTCGCGTCTTCGGGCCGCTGCGGACGCGGCATCCCTCCCGTCTGTGCTCGACACGCTGCCGCCCGCCATCCGTGCGCACCTCGAGGCGGGGGTCGCCGCACCCGAGCACCGGCCGGTCACCGTGGGTTTCGTGCAGTTCTCGGGTGTCGACGCGCTGCTCGAAGAGGGAGAGGATGCCGCGGCCCGCGCCGTGCACGGGATCGTCGCCGCCGTGCAGCAGGCGTGCCTGCACCACGGCGTGACGTTCTTCGAGTCCGACATCGCCGCAGACGGCGGCAAGATCATGCTCACGGCCGGGGCGCCGCGCAGCACCGGCCACGACGCCGAGCGCATGTTGCGTACGGCATGCGAGATCGTCGCGCAGAAGGGGCCGCTCGGAGTGCGGGTGGGTGTCAACCTCGGCCACGTGTTCTCGGGCGAGCTCGGGCCTGCGGCCCGCCGGACGTACTCGATCAAGGGCGACGCCGTGAACCTTGCGGCCCGGCTGCTCGGACGGGCCGGCGCAGGACAGGTCGTGGCCACGACGCGCGTCGTGAGCGACGTGCACGCAGACGTCGACAGCGCCGCGCTGACGCCGTTCGCGGTGAAAGGCAAGCGCGACCCCGTCCACGCGGTGGTCGTCCACGCCGTGCGCGAGCGCTGGGCGACGAGCCGTGACGAGAGTCCGTTCGTCGGCCGCGAGGTGCCGTTGCGGGCATTGGAGGCACGGTTGGCCGCGGCCGCCGGCGGCCACGGCTGCGTGGTGGATGTGGTGGGCGAGCCGGGTATCGGAAAGTCCCGGCTGATCGGAGAACTCGGCGTTCCCGGGGGAATGCGCCGGTTGGTGTCGGCTGTCTCAGGTTATGAGAGCGCGACGCCATATGCCGCGATCGGCATACTGCTGCGAGCAGTGCTCGGGATCTCGGCGCAGGCAGAGCCGGCCGAGGCGGCCGCACGGCTGACGGATGAGGTGCGCCGCGCCGCCGCCGATCAGCTGCCGTGGCTGCCGCTGGTGGGCGTGCCCCTCGACCTCGCGCTGGAGTCCACCCGCGAGGTCGACGAACTGGAGCCGCGCTTTCGTCGCGGCCGCATCGAGCAGGCCACCGTTGCGCTTCTGGCGGCGCTGCTGACCACGCCCACGGTGTTCGTGTTCGAAGACACCCACCTCATGGATGAGGCCTCGGCCTCGCTTCTGCTGCGTCTGCTGCGTGAGGCGCGGCGGCGCCCCTGGTGCGTCGTGGTGACCCGGCGCGAGGTGCCGGTCGGGTTCGTGCCGCCCCTGACCGGCCCCGGCGACGAGCAGATCGCCCTGGGGGCGATCGCGCCCGAGGACGCGCTCGAACTGCTCGAATCGGCGACCGGAGGGTCCCGCCCGAGTCGGCACACGCTGCAGGCGATGGCCGAACGTGCACATGGCAATCCGCTGTTCCTCACCTCGCTGGCCACGAGCGTCCGCGCGTCGGATGCTCCCGGCGACCTGCCCGGATCGGTCGAGGCCGTACTGCTGGTGGACATCGACAGGCTCGGCCCCGACGATCGGGCTCTGCTGCGGCTGGCCGCGGTGCTCGGCACCCGCTTCGATTCCGATCTGCTCGCCCGGCTGCACAGCGCCGGGCTGCACAACGGCGAGATCCACCACGAGGAGATCCTCGGACGGCTCGACGAATTCGTGCGTCCGGCCGCCGGTGCATCCGCGGCCAGCGAGATGGAGTTCCGGCACGCGATGGTGCGTGACGTCGCCTATGAGGGACTGCCGTTCAGGTTGCGCCGCGAGATGCACGAACGGGTCGCCTTGGCGCTCGAAGCCGACGCCGACGGGCAGGCCGGCCGCGCGGCGGCCCCCGACCTGCTGAGCCTGCATTTTCATGCCGCAGGTGTGTACGACAAGGCATGGACGGCGTCGCTGCGCGCCGGTGACGAGGCGCGGGGCAAGTACGCCTACGCCCAGGCGGCCGCGTTCTTCGCCCGGGCGCTGGACAGCGCCGCGCACCTCGCGCAGGTCTCGACGGCCGAACGTGCCGCAGCGAGTGTCTCACTCGGTGACTGCCTGGACATGGCGGGCGATGCGACCGGGGCGCTGGCCGCGTTGCGGCGTGCGCGGCGCGAGATGGGCGACGACCTCGTGGCCACCGCCGAGGTGCTGTACAAAGAGGCGCGGATCACGCTGCGCCTCGGGCGCTACCGTCCGGCCCTCGCGCAGCTGACGCGTGCGATGAAGCTTCTGGAGGGGACCGCGGGCGCGTCCGCCGACGCCGTGCGCGCGCGGCTTGCGACCAGATACGGCTTCTGCCTGCACCTGCAGCATCGGTCGGCCGAGGCCGTGCGCTGGGGCCGCCGTGGCGTCGCCTGGGCCGAGTCGGCGGACGACCATGAGGTGCTTGCTCACGCGTTCAATGCGCTGCATCTGGCCTACGGTGCCTCGGAGCTTTCTGAAGACCGCCCTTACGGACGGCTCGCGCTTGCTCTCTACGAGCAGCTGGGAGACCTCAGCGGCCAGGCACTGACCCTGAACAATCTCGCGATCGATGCGTACAACACCGGCAGCTGGGCACAGGCCATCGATGCGTTCACCGGGGCGGCCGAGAGCTTTCACCGGCTCGGCGACGACGCGAACGAGGCGACCGCGGTCTACAACCGCGCCGACGTGCTGGTCGCCCAGGGGCGACACGCCGAAGCGCTGCCGGTGCTGCGCGTCGCGCTGCACCTGGCCCGGCGCGTCGATGACGAAGAGCTCGTCGGCCTGGTGCTGCGCGAACAGGCACGGGCCGAGGCCGGCACCGGTGATCAGACCCGCGCGTGGTCGTCGTTCCAGCAGGCTCGTGCAGTGCTGGCGGGTCTCGAGCTTGCGACCGAGGTCGCGCTGCTGGATGCTGCGCGCGCCGAAGCACTCGCCGGCTCAGGGCAGGCCGACCAGGCTCTGGCCCTGATCGACGACACCATCCGTGCCGCGCAGGCCAAGGCATCCGACACCCTCGCCCGCCTGCTGCGGATTCGCGCGCAGGCACTGGTCGCCCTGGGGGACCACGAGCAGGCTGCCGCCGCCGCTCGCGAGGGGCTTGCACGCACCTCCGGCGATTACGGCGGCTATGAGCCCGCTCTGCTGCGTCTGGCGCTGGCCGAGGCGACGCGCGATCGGGAGCTGCGCGAACAAGCGCAGCGCGCGCTGGTCTCACTCGGCGTCGTGGCCTGA